Within the Ficedula albicollis isolate OC2 chromosome 26, FicAlb1.5, whole genome shotgun sequence genome, the region CACACCTTCAGCTCTGAAGCCTCAGCTCGTTTGTGCTCCAGCTCAAGCCTGGGAGCTCCCCGGGCTCTGGCTTGGGATAAAcattccctgccccagcagagcccagtggGACCACGGCCCCCACggcccccagagcccccagggcCCCACACCAAAGCTCTGGGGAGGCTTTGATGTGTGTTTGGGGACAGCACGGCGGGGGGTGGCACACGAGACTGTCCCATCCTACAGACGTTGTGTGAGTGGCTCAGGGAGCCAAGGGCCTGCTCACTTCACACTTCTGCCATTTCCTTGTGCTCACAGAGCTTGATGCTGGCCAAAGCCAAGGAAGAGTGGGATCAGGAGATTGTGGACAAGCAGGCGGAGAAGGAGAGGTACCTGTCTGAGCGGGTCACTCCACTGCACACCAGTGGGCTCTCCTTGAGCCAGCTCCAGGTATTCCCCGGCCAGAGGGTGGAGTGAGCTCCTTGGGAGCATGGAGGGGCCTCCCTCACGGCTCTCCTGTTTTCTTGGCCTCCAGGacctgtgcagggagctgcatgAGAAGGTGGAAATTGTGGATGAGGAGAGATACGACATTGAAGCGAAATGCAACCATAACACCCGGGAGGTAGGAGGGAGGACGGGCTGGTTCCTTCTGGAAACTCCCtcccagaggcagctctggccTCAGTGGGGATGTGTCACGgaccaggctgagctgggataTGGATCAGACACCAGTTTTCTCAGGGCTGGTGTTTGCTCTGCAAGGCACCATTCAGAGCAAGGTTCCCTGCCCAAGGGAGCCCAAACTGTCCTTGGGGTGCACAGAGAGGTTCCCTGTGGGTCTGAGAGCTTCTCGTGGTGCAGCTGCCACCTGAGCCCATGCCAGCAGCCCATGGCCCAGCCCCgagcctggctgggcagagcccGGGTGGGATGATCCTGCAGGAGAGGTGCAGAGCCCTcggtgctggcagagcccagtgctTCCCACATGGGCTGTCTGTGCAAGGCAGCCAAGCGGTGACcccccactcctcctcctcccccggCCCTGCAGATTAAAGATCTGAAAATCAAGGTTCTTGATCTGCGAGGGAAGTTCAAGCGGCCTCCCCTGCGCCGGGTCCGCGTCTCGGCCGACGCCATGCTcagggccctgctgggctccaaGCACAAGGTGTCCATGGACCTCAGGGCCAACCTCAAGTCTGTCAAGAAGGAGGACACGGAGAAGGTGGGTAACTCCTCTGGAGGCTGGAGATGGACACACTTCTGGGGGTGCCCTTGCCCTTCTCCAGGGTGCCCTGTGTTCACCCCTCATCAGCCTTGTGAGGCCATTCCCGTTGTGGGATGTTGTGGGACCATGAAGGACCAGTTTGACTGGGCCAGGAGACTGGTGGATGGTAATGTGAGATTTAGGACTGCGTCTGTGGTTCTCTTCCCTCACAGAGTGTGTGGGGGTCTCTCACTGGGCCCCCTTGGcaccactgctgagctgcacacacagagtcTGATCTTTGATCTTGTAAGGAACCAGGAGAGCTCCTCTTTGGCACAATAACACCCAGAAAACTCCCAGGGAACTCCCAGACCCAGATCAGATAAAACACAGCAGCCCAGCGCTTGGCCTGAGATAAATGGCCCAGTTCCCACCACCTTGGCAGAGGTGTGAGTAGGGAAGGTCTCAAAGCCAGCGGTGCCCAAACCTGCCTGGGGTGTGCAGATGCCCCAacaccagcagctgtgcctcatccccaggcacagctggggatcCCCTCTACCCAGAAGGCTTTCACCAGCTCATTCCAGCTCAGCAGATTGAACGAGAATTGGATGAGAATCTCAATTttgagctgtttttttctttgtcccCCCATTGTGGTATAGCACTTTTCCAGCCCTTTGGACAGAAAACTGTGCTTACAGCCCTGAGCACCAGGTGGAGAAGGGCTCTGGGTTTGCTCTAGATGTGGTAAGATGGTGTTGGGGCACAGCCTGTAATCTACGAATGCTGGGGGTTGGCAGAGCAGACAcctgggctgccagagctgctgtcacctcccctgTCTGCTCTGGAAGTGTCTGCCAGGCTCCCACTGCCACACCAACAATGCCAGTCCCCACCAATGGCTCATAGAAGACGGAGGTGGGAGGGCAATGCAGGAAGTGTTtttacttcaggaaaaacaTTTGCCCCACTGTCCTTGTGTAAACCCAAAGTCCAAGGTGGTTTCTTCCTCCTAAAGACATTTTTCTGAGATTATTGAGCCTTCTGGTGCATGAATGCAACTTGGCCAGGCTTTGGGGAGGGGAGTATCCACACGGATCCAGATCTCCCTGTGGAGATCAGGCTGCTGTTTGCCAcctccccagccagctccatgtgcagggacacatGGCAGAGAGACAGGGGGCAGCTGTGTCCCCCAGCTGAgggccctgggggggggggggggggggggggggggggggggggggggggggggggggggggggggggggggggggggggggggggggggggggggggggggggggggggggggggggggggggggggggggggggggggggggggggggggggggggggggggggggggggggggggggggggggggggggggggggggggggggggggggggggggggggggggggggggggggggggggggggggggggggggggggggggggggggggggggggggggggggggggggggggggggggggggggggggggggggggggggggggggggggggggggggggggggggggggggggggggggggggggggggggggggggggggggggggggggggggggggggggggggggggggggggggggggggggggggggggggggggggggggggggggggggggggggggggggggggggggggggggggggggggggggggggggggggggggggggggggggggggggggggggggggggggggggggggggggggggggggggggggggggggggggggggggggggggggggggggggggggggggggggggggggggggggggggggggggggggggggggggggggggggggggggggggggggggggggggggggggggggggggggggggggggggggggggggggggggggggggggggggggggggggggggggggggggggggggggggggggggggggggggggggggggggggggggggggggggggggggggggggggggggggggggggggggggggggggggggggggggggggggggggggggggggggggggggggggggggggggggggggggggggggggggggggggggggggggggggggggggggggggggggggggggggggggggggggggggggggggggggggggggggggggggggggggggggcccccagcctgtgccagacCCTGATCCCCCAGCTCTATCCCAGACCCTgatcccccagccctgtcccagacccccagcctgtgccagacCCTGATCCTCCAGCCTGTCCCAAACCCCCAGTCTGTCCCAGACCCTGATCCCCTAGCCCTGTCCCagacccccagccctgtcccagacctccagcctgtcccagacccccaggggggggggggggggggggggggggggggggggggggggggggggggggggggggggggggggggggagacccccagcctgtccctgacccccagcctgtccctccccaggaaCGCCCTGTGGAAGTGGGCGACTGGCGCAAGAACGTGGAGGCCATGTCGGGCAtggaggggaggaagaagaTGTTTGACGCTGCCAAGTCCCCCACGGGGCAGTGAGAGGTAAGGCCAGGTCCTGATGCCCCTGtgctccctcagcctcctgggctgtgcttggagagaggcagaaatgcccccccccccaaaaggcCCCCCCATCCCCATGTCCCACCCTTGGCCGGGGTctgtcccacagctccctgctaTGAggcccctgccagcccccctgctcctctctgggtGCTCCCCTCTGGGTGTCTGTCTGTGCCACCctcaggctgctggcagagcccaaagctgcccctctgcttttctttcccacaggagcactgggaagaagaccatccccatccctgctgccagcctgcccttgctgctgctctgtcccttgtGCCCTTCCCTGAGTCCCCACTAAGCTGAAACACAAGGACAGTGGTGTGGCAAGGAGACCTGagctttttccttccagcagtgccctcagccctgctcctgcacagcgTCCCCCTCCATCAGCCCCACAGCCGTGCTGTCCCAGGGGCCACTGGCCaccatcccctcccagccccgcacacgccccagcagcagctgctgctccctgcgGCCCGTGCCCGCGGCTCAGCCCCAGACGTGTCACCCCCGATGTCCCCGTGCAGCCCTGCGTGTATTAAAGCACTGTCCTGGGCCGAGGTGGCGTGGGCTCGTCTCTGGgggagctgcccagggccagctcACCTGCAGTGTCCCCGTGCTGCCTCTCAGACACCACTCTGGGCTCACACAGGCTTCGGGCtcatccctgccagctccaggatgCTCCTCGTgtcccaccagctctgctgaggccCCTGGCCCCGTTCAGGGCCACTCTCACTGAGCCCCAGGGGTGCAGCAGCTTCCCAAccaccaggcaggaggagcagagctgcctgctctccAAGCTCCACTTCTGCTGTTTTGGAAAAGCCTCTGGAGCTCCAGACCCCAACTCCCTCACCAGCTGCTCACCACAAGCACTGCAGCCGTGGCAATTGGGGCAGCCCCATTTCAAGGCTGAATTCCAGAGGTGAATCCCTATTTCAGGCCCAACATCCCGTGCTTCCCCCCCAGCCAACCTTTTCCTGTGTCACAGCcccccaaactgcagctgggCAGTGAAAGCAGCTGGGGAAGTGCCAGCTCGttctggagctgggctggaggggtgAATTAGTGAGAATTCAAATGACATGGGGTGTCCTGACCGGGAGCACTGCAGGAGAAGCTCagcccacacacacacagcatgcTCTTGgtagctgcagcagtgcccagtcTATGTCCCCAGGGTATCCAGAGGAATTGCAGAACCCACAGATTCAAGCCCTCACCACACCAGGGTTGTTGCAGCACTCCCCATCCCTTTGGAGTGAGCCTGTAAAGTGCAGAAAATGCAATAAACTGTGAGCAAAGGCCAGGTCCCAGATAGGGCTGGAAGGAAACTGCATGAAAAAGTGTGTGGGCTCTGCACCttcccaggaaaacacagcattcCCTAAAGAAAGGGGTGGAAAGGATGGCCCATGCAGATGGCTCCTGCAGgatttcccacagcagcctcaTGCTCATggctggcagtggcagtgagGGAAAGGCTTTGGGAGGTGGGATTGAGTTTGTCTCCAAGACAGCTGAATTCCTCTGGCATCACATCCCTTCCTTTGGCCAGTTCAGGGGTACTGAGCCAAGCTGCTCactgtccctgggcacaggaGGGTGAGGGAGGAGTCCACTGGGGACActtctccagcccagccaccaGCACTCACGGCTgccacagcaccctgcagctccttcatgGAGGGTTCAAAACTCATATGCAAACTCTTGCCCAAATCAGGAATGGATCagaagaggctgctgctggaaaatgtgctCCCTTAGCTCACTCTTTGGGATGCTCAGTCCTTGTCCTTCCACCACCTGACCCTCCAtccccccagcaccctcctgcaGGACTGGAGCAGTTGCATGGCACACAGAGGCTTTCCTAcccattttttatcttttcaagcTTAATTTGGCCAAGCAGCTTCAGCCTAGCAGGGTGCCAGGACTCCTTTGTCCTCGTTCCAGGCACCCCAGGACAGGCTCCAGGCAGGCCCAGCTCTGGGAAGTGTCTCTGCCTTGGccaacagcagtgacagctccaGGGGTGACCAGAGGCAGTGCATGGTGGCaccccagcatctcccagggccCAGCCTGCCCCACACTGGAGGCAGAAGGTTTTGGTTGGCACCCACACCTCCAAGCTCAGGgcccaggcaggagcactgCCGAGGTCTGAGATCCTGGGATCTCTCCGGGAATCCCCAGAGGGAACTCACACAGGTCctggcagaggaagaaagatGTGCAGGGAGAGTTAATAACT harbors:
- the TNNI1 gene encoding troponin I, slow skeletal muscle, whose protein sequence is MPAEEGICAIFTDHSQPGLGFNSPQQPQPRQSAAVPGPGVTSLLQSQGAAHAAMPEPERKSKITASRKLLLKSLMLAKAKEEWDQEIVDKQAEKERYLSERVTPLHTSGLSLSQLQDLCRELHEKVEIVDEERYDIEAKCNHNTREIKDLKIKVLDLRGKFKRPPLRRVRVSADAMLRALLGSKHKVSMDLRANLKSVKKEDTEKERPVEVGDWRKNVEAMSGMEGRKKMFDAAKSPTGQ